The Lujinxingia litoralis region GGTCGCCGATGCCGAGGCCCGGGGCGCGCTTAAGCCCGGCGGGTTGATCGTGGAGCCCACCAGCGGCAACACCGGCATTGCGCTGGCCTTTGTGTGCGCGTCCCGAGGCTACCGGCTTATTTTGACCATGCCCGACACCATGAGCCTGGAGCGGCGTACCCTGCTCAAGGCGCTGGGCGCCGAGCTGGTGTTGACGCCGGGCTCGCTGGGGATGCAAGGCGCGGTTGAAGAGGCGCGCAACCTGGTGGAGAAGACGCCCGGCGCGATCATGCTTCAGCAGTTTCAGAACCCGGCCAACCCCCGCAGCCACGCGCGCACCACCGCCGAAGAGATCTGGGAGAGCTGCCAGGGGCAGGTCGACGCGATCGTCACCGGTGTGGGCACCGGCGGTACCATCACCGGGGTGGCGCGCGCGCTCAAAGAGAAGAACCCGGCGTTTAAGGCCATTGCCCTGGAGCCCGCCGGTAGCCCGGTGCTCTCCGGCGGCGCCGCCGGCCCTCACAAGGTGCAGGGCATCGGCGCGGGCTTTGTGCCTGATATTTTCGACCCCGAGCTCATCGACGAGGTGCTTACCATCGAAGACGACGAGGCCTTTGAGATGTCGCGGCGTCTGGCGCGCGAAGAGGGGCTGCTGGTAGGCATCAGCGCCGGGGCCAACGTCGTTGGCGCCCTGAGGGTGGGCCGGCGCCCGGAGTTCGCGGGTAAGCGTATCGTCACCATGCTCTGCGACACCGGGGAGCGCTACCTTTCGACGCCCTTGTTTCGAGAGCTATAGGCGTGGGCATGCTCGGCCTGCCCACGAACTTCAGGAAGTTATCATGAGTTTGAAACGACCCGGTCTCCGTGCTCAGCCCAGCCCTCCGTCTCGGGAGCGGCGCGGCGTGCTCGGTTTTATTAAAGATGCCGTCGACGATATTCAGGCGGTGCGCCGTGGCGACCCGGCCGCGCGCACCCTGGCCGAAGTGGTTACCACCTATCCCGGCCTCCACGCGTTGTGGATGCACCGCATCTCCCACCGCCTCTGGGGGCGTGGCCATCATCTAAGCGCGCGGATGTTGAGTCATTACAGCCGACACCTCACCGGCGTGGAGATTCACCCGGGCGCGGTGATTGGCCGGCGAGTCTTTATTGACCACGGCATGGGCGTGGTGATTGGCGAGACCTCGGTGGTGGGCGATGACTGCCTTATTTACAAAGGTGTGGTCCTCGGGGGCACCAGCCTCCAGCGCACCAAGCGCCACCCGACCATCGGCAAGGGCGTCACCATTGGCTCGAACGCCTGCATTCTGGGCGCCGTCTCGATTGGGGATGGCGCTCGGGTGGGATCGGGCTCGGTGGTGGTCAAAGACGTGGAGACCTGCGCCACGGTGGTGGGCATCCCCGGACGCGTGGTCTCCAAAGAGGCGAAGAAGACGGTGGGGCCCCCCGATCTCGATCACGATCGATTGCCCGACCCGATGCAGCGGATCGTGCGCGACCTGCTGGAGCACATCGACAGCCTCTCCAATCGTTTGCATATCCTGGAGCAGCTGGTGGACTTAAGTCCCGAGGAGCTTGCCGAGAAGTTGCAACGTCACGAACTTCAGGACGCCCTGGAACAAGAGTTTTTGATGGCTTACCAGGAGGACTGCGTCAAAAAGGGAAGTGAACCTGTGCGCTGAACCGACGACCGAAGCGCTACTGAAGATGGGAGTGATGATGACGATCGCAGATTCTCGACGCTTTGTGGCCTGGAGCGCAGCGCTCCTGGCGCTGACCTTTTGTGTGCCGGCAGTTGCCCAGTCCGACGCCGGGGAGCCCAGCGCGCAGCAGCTGATCGATGAAGCCATGGAGCGCAACGCGCTGGGGTTTGAGTCGGGGCGCGCCCAGCTCACCCTCATCGTGTACGACCGCGCCGGTGAGCGCCGCGAGCGCCGCCTGGATGTGCGCGCTCGACGCGCGAATGAGCAGAGCGCCACACGTGTGGAGTTGACCGACCCGCCCGAGGTCCGGGGCCAGTCCTTCCTCTTTGTGGAGCAATCCGAGGGCGAAGACGACGTCTGGATGTATGTGCCCGCATTCAACGTCACCCGGCGAGTGGAGGGGCGTCAGAAGCGCGGCGCCTTTCTGGGGACGCACTTTACCTTTGCCGATCTGGAGAGCCGCGATCTTCGCGAGGCCAACTACCGTCGCCTGCCCGATGAGCGTATTGGGGAGACGCCGGTTTACGTGGTCGAAGCACGGCCGAAGGAAAGCGCCGGGAGCGATTACAACCGGGTGGTTGCGTACCTGCGCAAAGACGACCGGGTGCCCATGCGCATCCGCTTCTTTGGCAAAGATAACCAGCTGGAGAAGACCCTCTTCAGCGAGCGCCTTAATCGAAGCGAGGGCGGGCAGGTGTACATTGAGCAAATGACGCTGCGCTCGGAGCAGGGGGGCTACACCACGATCGTGATCAATGCGCTGGATCCCGGGGCGGAGCTTCCCGAGTCGATCTTCAGCCGTGACGATCTGGGCCGGTGACTCCGGCGATGTTGATGCGGACCGGTGCGTGGGGCTGGTGGGTGGGGCTGATAGTGCTGGCGGGCACGTGTCCGGCGGAGGCGCAGGAGATTCTCTACGATCCGGAGAACCCGGCGTTTCAGGAGGTCCGGGAGCCCGCCCCGGAGACGCCTGTGCAGGACGAGCAGGCGTGTGGCGAGCCGGAGTGTGAAGCGGAAGGCGCCGAGGTGCTCGTGGACCCGGAGAACCCGGGTGCCGAGGTGCTCGTGGACCCGGAGAATGCCCGCCCTGCGCACCTGGTGGCTTACCCACCGACCTCCGGGGCCTTTCAAACCACCGAGCTCACGATTCACCTTGGAACCGGCGTCTGGCGAGACCTGGCCGCCGATGCCCCCGACGAAGACCTCTGGGAACTTTCCACCGAACTCGGCCTGCGTATCAGCTACGAGCCCTCCTCCCGGCTGCGAGCGGTGCTTGCGGCTCGGGCCTCGCACTGGGCCGCCCGCCCTGTGGGCGGGCCCTTTCGCGCCTACGATGATGTCGCCCTCGACGAGGCGTACATCGTGTGGCGCCCGGGCCGTCTGCGCCTGAGCATCGGCAACCAGCGCACCCCCTGGGGGAGCACCGACATCACTCGCCCCGGCGACGTCATCAACCCTTCCGGCCTGCGCTCCCCGGGAAGCGGGGGGGCGTTTGGGGCGAGCCTTCCCCAGCTGACCGCCGAGGCCGCGTACACCTTCGATGCGTTCGCACTCAGTGCGGTGGTGGTGCCGTTCTTTAAGCCCGATAACCTGGCGCTTTTCGGCCGTGACACCGCGCTGGCCACCCGGCGCAATCCCTTTATCGCCGAAGAATTGCCCTTCATCCTGCTCGCCCAAGATCTTCTCGACCCGAGCATCTGGCCCCAGGCCCAGCCGCTGCTCCAGAGCGCGAACCGGCCCATGGCCACCCCGGCCAACGCGAGCGTGGGACTACGCGTGACCACGACGCTGGCCAACACTGACCTGGGCCTGGGAGGGTATTACGGCTGGGATCGCACACCTTATATGGAGATGGATGAGGACCTGCGAACGCTCCTAAACCTCATCGCCGAAGATGGGCAGCTCTTCGCCGATTTTGATGCCATCGGGTTTGCCGCGCGCAACCCTGAAGCGATCCCGCTCTCCCAGCGTCTCTCGGCCCGAGCCGAGGCTGGCGAGACGCTCTTTCGTTCGGAGTTTCGCCGGCGTTTGACTGCCGTGGCAGACCTCGCGCGCTACGTCGGCCCCATCGGGGTGCGCGCCGATGTGGCGTTTTCACCCCGGCGCGTGTTCTACACCACGACGATGGCGCCGGTGATTCGAGCCAGCGTTTTCTCGGCGCTGGGGCTCTCCTATGAGCGGCTGCTCGCCGGAGAGCGGGTGTTGGCGCTGACCCTGGAGGGGTTCTGGCTGCATCCTTTTGCGGCGGATGGCGCACTGAGCCGAGCGCTGGTGCCCCGGGAGCAGGCGGGAGATGCCGACGACGAGCTACTGATCTTCGAGGGCGGGTACTACGGAGTGGCCGGTGCGCTGAACTGGGGCACGGGGCTGTGGAAGATCGATGTGCAGGCCGGGGCCATGCTCTCGATCGCCCCGGGAGACGTGATCGGCCAGCTGGCCCTGGAGCGCCCCTTTGCCCGGGGGATGCGGGCTCGCCTGAGCGCCAACCTCTTCTACGGGCCCGACCCGGCGGAGCGGTTGACTTTGGGCGGGCTCTGGTCGGCCAATGACCAGGTGGCGTTGAGTGTGGTGGGCTCCTTTTGAGACGCCGGCCGACGCGAGACATAAAAAAGCCGCTCTCCTTCACGGAGGGCGGCTTTTTTTGACGCAGGTCAGATGGGGAAGGGGCTTAGCCTTTCACACCGAAGAGACGCGCGAAATCATCGAGCAGCGCCCCTTCTTCCTTGGCGATGGGGTTGGTCAGACCGAAGAACCCGCCGGAAGCCTCCGCCACGGCTTTGCTCCACTTGATCATGTCCTCGCCCATCGTGCCTTCCGGGTCTTCGTCGATCATGTGCGCGATGACCACGTTGGCCCGACTAAAGAAGTGATCGGTGGGCTCTTCTTCCAGGAGCATCGTCAGAAAGTTGGCAGCCGGCGTGCCTTCGGCGATCCCGAAGCGGTCGGCCAACTCCTGGACTTTGGCGGTCTCGGCGTTGGAGATCGTGCCATCGGCCCAGGCCATCTGGATCAGCGGCAGCAGCGGGAGCACCCGGGCGGTCTCGGCGTCGAAGCCCAGCGCCATGGCCTCGGCAGCCACCTCTTCATCGGTGTTCAGCGACGCGGCGATGGCCTCGCGCTCCTGCTGGCGGATGGCTTCCAGCTGCTTCTCGCGACGCAACTCCTGGAGTTTGGCCGCTTCCTGCTGTTTGATGTACTTTTCTTCTTCTTCCCGGGGATTTTTTCTATCAGCCATCGCGGGGCTCCATTCGTCAGTTTGGGAGTGTCACGGACGGGCGCAATATAAGTGCGGCACCGGGGCCAGGCAACCATGATGATGGATCCCTCCCCGGTGTGCTGGCCACCGGCTCAGCGCCAGGCTTCTTCGGCCTGCTCACGGAGTTCGCGAGCCCGCTCGCGCAGCTCTTCGACCTGAGCCTGGAGCGCCCGACGTTCTCGGCGCAGCGTACGCAGCGAGCGTTCGGTGGCGCCCGGGCTCAACGATGAGGCCGGCTCCGACATCTGCTCCGGGTCGACCAGACTCTCGATGACCAGAGTTTCGTCGCTTCCCTCAAAGTCGGGCTCCGGGGTCTCGTCTGCGCCGTCCCAATCGGGAGCACTTCCGCCTTCAGAGGGAGCTCCGACTTCCGGATCCGCACCCGACTCCATGTCTCCGGGCGCGGGCTGGTCAGAATTACTTCCATCATCCGTGGCGTCGGTCGGGCGCGAGTCGCCACCCTGCCGGACGATCTGCCGGGCGCGGTTGTTCTCTTCAAAGAAGCGCTCCCGCTCTGAAAAGTCACGCGCACGCCGCATCAGCTGTCGAGAGCGCTCCAGCTCCTGGAGCCGGGCGTCGACGGCACCCAGGCGCTGGCGGAGCTGGGCCTCGGTGTCTTCGAGCTCGTCGGCCACGGCCAGAAGATCGCGTGGGTGACCGCCCTCGACCTGGCGGGCCTGGGCGATGATGCGCGAGACGCGCTCCGGATCGACTTGATGGGGAACCGCATCCAGGCGCGTGCGCTCCTGGCTGAGCCGATTCAACTCGGCGATGAGTCGGGTTTGCTCCGGTCCACGGGCCCGGGCGAGCTCGCCCTCCAGGCTGCGCTGACGCCGGGCCAGCTCGTCGACCAGCGCCTGCCGAGCTTGCTCCAGCGCTTCCTGGCCGGTGAGAACCGCTATCTGAAGATCCTGCACTCCCTCCAGAAGTCCGTGGCTGGCTCGGAGCGCGGCCTCCAACTCCCGGCGACTTGCCTGGCCGCTGGCCTCGTCACGCTTCAGCTTTTCGACGCGCTCCACAGATTTCTGATACTCGCTCAGCGCGGCCTCCAGACGGGCCTCGGCCTCAACAAGCTCTTCCTGTCGTTGCTCCCAGAGCTGACGGGGAGGTCCGGGCGACTGCGCGTATGCCGCACCACACCAGAGCAAGAGGGCTATGATGAGCCCCAGCACCCTGAACCATCGTTTGTGGTGAAACGTACCCGGCATCGTCGCGTACCCCTGGTCATGCCTGTGTCACGGACCAACCCGTGGACGTCGTGCTCGTGTTTGGAGCAAAAGTCGTGCCAGTGCGGGAAGGATGATGGAAATCCCGGAGCATGCCTACCCGGATGATCTCAAGGCTTGAAGGCCTGTAAAATCCCGTGGTATGCAGCACAACCGGTCACGAACCTCTTACTTTTTACGCGGTTGACGCACTCTGGCGAGGCACGTCCATGGAATATCAAGCGGGCGCCGAGGCGCCTTATCAAGGGCATCTGGGGCGCACAGCACAGACCTCGGTTCTGATCAGCAGCGCCGGCGGCCCGGTGTTTCCTGCCAGCGTTTATACAGGGATCAACACTCAGACGCATCCCGAGCTTCGCCAGCGCCTGCTCGACGGGACGCTCAACGTCGTGGAGTGCCCCTTTGAGGAGGGACGCACCTATGACCTGGCGATCTCGGTGATTTACCACGACGAAGAGCGCCGCCTCTTCGTGCTGGTGATCCCCGAAACGTTGCGACACGAGGAATTCAAGCGCCGCAGTGCCTTGCTCGAAGAGCTCGCCAGAGAGCGGGAAGTGCTGCCGAACTATGTGCGCAACTTCTATACGATCTTTGATCCGGCGCGCCTCATCGAACTGGAAGAGGCCGCCGATCAGGAGGAGGTCGCCCAGAGTGCGCCGGCGCCAGGCCCCGCTCCCGCGCCGGCAGTGGACGCGGAGCGCCGCGCTGAACTCGACCGGGTGAAAATTGAGCTGACCCGCGAGCAGGCGCGCTTGACCAGCCTGCAGTCCTCGCTGGAGTCCTCGCAGGCGGAGTTGCAAAAAGCGAAGATCAGCCTGGAGAGCGAACGGAGCGCGATCGAGCAGGCGCGCACCGAAATTGAAGAGGCGCGCACCGAAATCGCCCGGGCCCGCGCAGACATTGAGCAGACGCGTGTCGATATGGACCAGGACCGCACTCAGCTCAACGATGTGGCCTCGCGCGTGGAGCGCGACAGTGAGTTGGTTCAGCACACCCGCGCGCGCCTCGAAGAAGAGAGCGCGCGCCTGGAAGAAGAGCGCAGCCTGCTCGAAGAGGCTCGCCGCGCGCTCCAGGTCCAGGAGCTGAACCTGGAGCAGGAGCGTCTGCGCCTGGAGCAGGGCGCACCGGCCACCCACGCTGAGGAAGCCACTCAGGTGGTGACCGACGATCAGTTCATCGAGATCCTGAATCCCGATGCCGCGTCGCGTCCTCCCGCGCCGGGCGCTCCAGAAGCTGATGCCGAGGGGCTTTCCCGCGCCTCGGCCCCCTCCGAGCACCGGCTGGAGCGGGCGACGCTGGCGGGGCTTCCGACGAACTTTGATGAGGCTGCAGGCGGAGAACTCGCCTTTGCCCAATCGAGTACCGAGCAGCTGCTCGTGGGCTACTCGCTAAGCGACGAACGCATGCGCATGTTTGAAGAGGCCGCCCAGGTGCGTTTTCTCTTCCAACTTCATGACGTCGATGGCGTGCCGGTGATGGCGCTGACGCTGGCGGCGCTCAACGCCGCGGGAGATGTTGACGATGCCGTGGCGCTTCCGCTACCGGATGCCCGGGAAGAAGAGAGTGCGCTCCTTGATACCCTGGCACAGGAACAACAACGCCTGGGGTTTGCGCTCTACGGCGAGGACAACAGCCCCGGGCTGACCTGGGAGGGCGAGTCCCCCATCGCTGCCAACATTGCCTGGGCGCGCGAGAGAGTGCGCGCCTGGCGCCAGGCCTTCAATCTAGACGACTCCGAGGCGCGCTCGGCCATTGCCCTCGGCGAAGTCGAACTCGTCGGGCAGATGCGCCATCCCTTTGTCGATGGGCGTTTCTCCCGCATTGACACCGCTTCCGAGGCGTTGCTTGCCGCGGGCGTGGTCGGCTACTGGTCACGCACCGATCAGGTTGCCTACCTGATAGGAAATCGCGGCTTCCCCCTGGTGCGTTTCCGCGAGATTCAGAAGCGCGTCGCCCGTCAGGCCCTCAACTGGGGCATTGCGCTGGGCAACGAACTTCAGCAGGTGGCCATCGATGAATCCATCATCACCGATCGCATCAGTCTGACGCATCGTCTCCTGGCCAGCTTTGCCGAACTCTGTGTTGGCGTGCGCCCCAACGATCTCGACCCGATTCAGCAGTGGGAGAACTGGGACGCGCTGATTCAACTGGCTCAGCGCCACAACGTCACCCCCGAACCCGACGTGTTGGAGCTGGCCGAACTCAGCCTCAAGCGTGCTCAGGAGTATGAAGACATGCTCGACGGGGAGGACGCCAGCGAAGAAGCCGAGGCCATCGACCTCGACGACGCCGAGGTGCTGGAAATCATCGAGGAGTCCGAGGCCGACGTCGACGCGCTCGTCATGGAGCATCGCCTGGAAAGCGGAGAATCGTTTTTCCTGGTGGATAAGGCCAGTGCTGAGCTCCTGGCCGAGCTGGAAAACGCCGGCCGTGGCGAGCTGGATACACGCCTCAACGCTCCCTCCGAGCGGCTGGTCGCGGCGCAGGTGCTTGTCGCCCGCTTTGGGAGCGACGCGCTGGGAGCCGTCTTTGAGAGCGCCGAAACGATGACCCCGGCGGAGTGTGAGGCCTTGGCCCGCTTTGTGGTGGCCCGCGCCGGCGAACTGGCGCCGACCCTGACAAACCTCCTCCCCACCGCCGGCGCTCCGGCCACCCTGATCATCGCGCGCGCGCTGGTGGCTGCCGAGCGTACCGAGACCATTCCCGTGCTGCTCAAGGCGCTCTGCGACGCTCATCAGCAGGGCAACCCGCGGGTCCTGGCCGACGTGTTGGCCCAATTTGGCGATGCGCTGACGGCACCGCTCTCCCGCGCTCTCAAAGACGCTCCCGACGACGAGCACCTCACGCTGGCGCTCATCAGTCTTGACCGAACTCGCCCGGGCACCCTTGACCGCCTGGCCAGCGACGGCAGCAAACGCCTGCGTCGTGCCGCTCAACGCGCTCGCGAGTTGGCCGAATAACTCGGCCAGTCCGGCGTTTACTTCCAGGGATCCCGGATCCATAGTGGGGGACTACTCGCCCCCGCCCCGGGGTCATTGATCTTTACCTGTCAGACGCGGTCCACGCATGCTCATCGGAATTTTTAGCGACGTTCACGCCAACATCGACGCCCTCAAGCCCGTCGTTGAAGCGTATAAGGATCACCAGCCGGCCATCGATAAGTACGTCTGCCTGGGCGACGTTGTCGGTTACGGCGCCGAGCCCAACGCCTGCTGCGAGCTCGTTCGTGAGCTGGCCGAGGTGACGATCCTGGGCAATCACGACGCCGCGGTCTGTGGTCGCATGAACTACGCCTATTATTACGACGCCGCCCGCAACGCGCTGGACTGGCACGCGAATAAGCTGCAGGAAACTCACCACGAGTGGCTGCGCACGCTCCCCTACCGCGAAGACTGGGAGAACCTGTGTTTCTGCCACGGCTCGCCCATCAACAAAGAAGATTTTGAGTACGTCTTTAATCTTCAGCAGGCCAGTCAGCTCATCGAGCACTGGGACGAACTCAACGAAATCACCTTTATCGGCCACTCGCACCTGACCAAGTCATTTGCGCTGCATCCCGAAGATGGCGCCGTTGAGATCTTCGGTCCGACCCTGAAGTTTGAAGAGGGCCGCAAGTACATCGTCACCGTCGGCAGCGTCGGGCAGCCCCGTGATAACGATAACCGGGCCTGCTACGGCGTGTACGACACCGAAGAGCGCACCTTCACCTTTAACCGGGTTGACTACGACATTCGTGAAGCGGCCCGGAAGATCTTCGAGTCGGAGCTCTCCAGCGACTTCGCCAAGCGTCTTTTCTTCGGTATTTGAGCGGCGGGCGCATCGCCTCAGACCCCGCCCGGGAGCACGGCCATAAAGTGATCGGTACGCCAGGCGCTGATCCGATCTTCGGCGCCGGCTTCGGTCGCTTGCTCCCCCATAATCAGCTGAAATGGTGCGGTCAGTAACGCCTGCTCCGGGCTCTCGACCGCCTCAAACGCGTGCAGTGTACGCCCGGTACTGAGCGCTCGCACCTCGACGCCTCCGCCTACACTGATCAGTGCGTCGCCCAGCGCAAAGAGATCCAGGTTTCCGTAGAGCAGGAGCGTCTCTTTGCCCGGGGTCACTCGCCAGCGTATCTCGCCGTCGGCGAGCCGAAAGCAAGTCATTTCGGCACGGTCGGTGCGCACGATGCCGTGGAGGACTCCTTCAAGCATCACTGCCAGAGCCCGGGTGGGCCGATAAAGCCCGGCGCTGAGCAGATCGAGAGTCCAGCTCACCTGGGGCTGTACCGCTTCCAGGGCGATGCCGCACAGGGTGACCTGACCGTGGCGCTCCACCGGGACGACGAGCCATTGATCGATATAACTCGGGGGCCCGCATACCCAGCCATTCAGACGCAGCTGCCAGACTGAGCGTCCGGTGAAGGGATAATACGCCTGGATCGTGGAGCCGCGATGATGGGGATCATGGGTGATGGCATAATAACGCCCCTGATGCGCACTCACGCCGGTCTCAGAGTGGCTGCCCACACGCACGCGCCAGAGCACGTCGCCGCTTTTGGGGCTCAAGGCCAGAAGTTGGCCTTCGGTCGTGCGTGCGCACAGGAGCGGTCCGTCAAAGAGCACGCCGCTAAAACGTGCCGGGCCCGCGCCAAAACGCCAGCGCACGACGCCACGGCTCAGTTCCACCGCGGCGATCTTGCCCTGATCGCTGGCGACCACCAGGAGATCTTCGCTGGCGTAGTACGCGACCTCTTGCAAGGCCCCAAATCCGGTGCCCAGAGCCGCGCTGCCGGCCGGCACGCCGCTGGTGGCGTCCAGCCAGCGAACTTTGCCCTCGCCCTCGGTCACCACCACCCAGGGGCCCGCCACCCGGGCGCGGACTTCGGCTCCCACCGCTGAGCGCGCTTCGGTCCAGCTCCAACGCTCTCGACCGCTCTCCAGCTCAATCATCATCGTGGCGATCGGGGTCGATACCAGCAGCCCCTCGCCGACCA contains the following coding sequences:
- the cysK gene encoding cysteine synthase A, translating into MVIHQSIVELVGHTPLIRLSKVVGDCPAEIVGKAEFFNPLGSVKDRVGAALVADAEARGALKPGGLIVEPTSGNTGIALAFVCASRGYRLILTMPDTMSLERRTLLKALGAELVLTPGSLGMQGAVEEARNLVEKTPGAIMLQQFQNPANPRSHARTTAEEIWESCQGQVDAIVTGVGTGGTITGVARALKEKNPAFKAIALEPAGSPVLSGGAAGPHKVQGIGAGFVPDIFDPELIDEVLTIEDDEAFEMSRRLAREEGLLVGISAGANVVGALRVGRRPEFAGKRIVTMLCDTGERYLSTPLFREL
- the cysE gene encoding serine O-acetyltransferase, with product MSLKRPGLRAQPSPPSRERRGVLGFIKDAVDDIQAVRRGDPAARTLAEVVTTYPGLHALWMHRISHRLWGRGHHLSARMLSHYSRHLTGVEIHPGAVIGRRVFIDHGMGVVIGETSVVGDDCLIYKGVVLGGTSLQRTKRHPTIGKGVTIGSNACILGAVSIGDGARVGSGSVVVKDVETCATVVGIPGRVVSKEAKKTVGPPDLDHDRLPDPMQRIVRDLLEHIDSLSNRLHILEQLVDLSPEELAEKLQRHELQDALEQEFLMAYQEDCVKKGSEPVR
- a CDS encoding outer membrane lipoprotein-sorting protein — encoded protein: MTIADSRRFVAWSAALLALTFCVPAVAQSDAGEPSAQQLIDEAMERNALGFESGRAQLTLIVYDRAGERRERRLDVRARRANEQSATRVELTDPPEVRGQSFLFVEQSEGEDDVWMYVPAFNVTRRVEGRQKRGAFLGTHFTFADLESRDLREANYRRLPDERIGETPVYVVEARPKESAGSDYNRVVAYLRKDDRVPMRIRFFGKDNQLEKTLFSERLNRSEGGQVYIEQMTLRSEQGGYTTIVINALDPGAELPESIFSRDDLGR
- a CDS encoding CpXC domain-containing protein, whose protein sequence is MEYQAGAEAPYQGHLGRTAQTSVLISSAGGPVFPASVYTGINTQTHPELRQRLLDGTLNVVECPFEEGRTYDLAISVIYHDEERRLFVLVIPETLRHEEFKRRSALLEELAREREVLPNYVRNFYTIFDPARLIELEEAADQEEVAQSAPAPGPAPAPAVDAERRAELDRVKIELTREQARLTSLQSSLESSQAELQKAKISLESERSAIEQARTEIEEARTEIARARADIEQTRVDMDQDRTQLNDVASRVERDSELVQHTRARLEEESARLEEERSLLEEARRALQVQELNLEQERLRLEQGAPATHAEEATQVVTDDQFIEILNPDAASRPPAPGAPEADAEGLSRASAPSEHRLERATLAGLPTNFDEAAGGELAFAQSSTEQLLVGYSLSDERMRMFEEAAQVRFLFQLHDVDGVPVMALTLAALNAAGDVDDAVALPLPDAREEESALLDTLAQEQQRLGFALYGEDNSPGLTWEGESPIAANIAWARERVRAWRQAFNLDDSEARSAIALGEVELVGQMRHPFVDGRFSRIDTASEALLAAGVVGYWSRTDQVAYLIGNRGFPLVRFREIQKRVARQALNWGIALGNELQQVAIDESIITDRISLTHRLLASFAELCVGVRPNDLDPIQQWENWDALIQLAQRHNVTPEPDVLELAELSLKRAQEYEDMLDGEDASEEAEAIDLDDAEVLEIIEESEADVDALVMEHRLESGESFFLVDKASAELLAELENAGRGELDTRLNAPSERLVAAQVLVARFGSDALGAVFESAETMTPAECEALARFVVARAGELAPTLTNLLPTAGAPATLIIARALVAAERTETIPVLLKALCDAHQQGNPRVLADVLAQFGDALTAPLSRALKDAPDDEHLTLALISLDRTRPGTLDRLASDGSKRLRRAAQRARELAE
- a CDS encoding metallophosphoesterase family protein, which translates into the protein MLIGIFSDVHANIDALKPVVEAYKDHQPAIDKYVCLGDVVGYGAEPNACCELVRELAEVTILGNHDAAVCGRMNYAYYYDAARNALDWHANKLQETHHEWLRTLPYREDWENLCFCHGSPINKEDFEYVFNLQQASQLIEHWDELNEITFIGHSHLTKSFALHPEDGAVEIFGPTLKFEEGRKYIVTVGSVGQPRDNDNRACYGVYDTEERTFTFNRVDYDIREAARKIFESELSSDFAKRLFFGI